The genomic segment TCACCATCGGCAGACCCAGGCCGGTGCCGCGCGGCTTCGAGGTAACATACGGCTCAAACGCTCTGGCCAGTATTTTAGGCGAGAATCCGGCGCCGTTATCGGTAATCGACAGCCGTACCGCTGTGCGCGATGAGCCGTCCGAGCTTTGATAGCTGACGCGCTCGGTCACCAGGTCGATGCGCGGCGGCAGGGGGTCGTCGCTGCGGTCCATGACGGCGTCCTGGGCGTTCTGCAGCAGATTGTGGATCACTTGCCGCAGCTGGGTGGCGTCGCCCATGACCATTGGCAGGTCCGACGCCAGCGAAGCATGAATCATGTCGCGCTCGTCACCGGCCAGATACAGGTGCAGTATTTCCGCCACCAGCACGTTCAGGTCCAGCTCGCTCAGTACCGCAGGCGGAGTTTTGGCGTAGTCCCGGAAATCGTCCACCATGCGCTTCATCGCGGCTACCTGGTTGACGATCGTGTCGGTGCTTTTTTTCAGGATTGTCGCATCCTGCGGCATCAGCTTGTCTTCCAGTTTCATCTGCAAGCGCTCGGCGGACAGCTGGATCGGGGTCAGCGGATTCTTGATTTCATGCGCCAGGCGGCGCGCCACTTCGCCCCAGGCAATCGAGCGCTGACCGGAAATGACATCGGATATATCGTCGAACACCACCACGTAACCGGTCCGGCTTTCGACCGGCAGGCGCGAGCCGCGCGCGAGCAGAGTGATGTCGTCGCTATCATTGGTCTCGACGCTGTCGACCCGTCGCGGAATTTCTATCTGCTGTTGCCAGTGCAGCAGTTCGGGGCCGATCTTCCCGGTGGCGAATTGCGCATTCTGTTCGGAGAAGGCGTCGGTGATGATTTCGGCAAAGTGCGCCAGGCCGTCAATGATGTTGAGCGGTTGACCAATATGCGGTGAAAAATCGTACTGCAGGATGCGCGCCACCGACTGGTTGCTGCTGACCAGCCGGAAATCACCGTCCAGCACCATCACGCCGGCAGACATGTTGGCCAGCACCGACTCCAGATAGGCTTTGGCGTTTTCCAGTTCAGTGCGGTTTTTCTCCACCGCACCGCGGGCATCATATAACTGGCGCGTCATCAGGTTGAACGACTGGGTCAGGGTACCGAGTTCATCCGAGGTGGCTACAATCGGTCGCGGCGACAGATTGCCTTCTGCCACTGCCTTGGTGCCTTCCGCCAGCAACAGCAAAGGTTTGGCCAGATCGGTTGCAATCAGGAAGGCGCTGGCGATGGCGCCGAACACTGCCAGCAGCAGCGTCAGCGTCAAGGTTACAAGATAGATCTTGCGCAGGCCGGAGCGGCCCAACGAACGCTCCTGATACTCGGTATACGCGGAAGCCACCGCATCTGCATTGGTCGCCAGATAGGATGGAACCGGCTGTATCATTTGCAGGAAATGCGTTTCGTTCTGCAGAGACGAACTTTTCAACGGTGGCGGGATTTCCACCACCACATGGAGGAGCAGGTCGTTGCTGCCGTTGTCGGCACCGCTGCTGTCCGGTCCGCTGTCGGTTGCGGCGTAACCGCGCGATAACCTGGCCTGTTGCAACATGGCGGGTGTCGGCAGATTGGGCACCAGCGTTCCCAGATGACCGCCGACGGAGGCGATAACTTCGCCTTTGGCGGTGACAATCGACGCTTCCAGATTCTGGTCGCTAAGGCGGCCGAGCTGGGTTGCCTGCGCAGAATTCGACAGGTCCGACCATTCGCCCGCCAGAGTACGCGCCCTGGCGCTGAGGTCGCTGAGAGATGACTCAAGCGCAGCGTGGCTCAAGTTCAAACCGGAT from the Collimonas arenae genome contains:
- a CDS encoding sensor histidine kinase, which produces MPRALRYLLVIGGAIVSILLFLLSSASSNSDFFDKHYSWLLGLNALVAVALFMLVCLLLGRLYSRYKRGKFGSRLTAKLVFMFALIGILPGVVIYLVSVQFVSRSIESWFDVHVESALQSGLNLSHAALESSLSDLSARARTLAGEWSDLSNSAQATQLGRLSDQNLEASIVTAKGEVIASVGGHLGTLVPNLPTPAMLQQARLSRGYAATDSGPDSSGADNGSNDLLLHVVVEIPPPLKSSSLQNETHFLQMIQPVPSYLATNADAVASAYTEYQERSLGRSGLRKIYLVTLTLTLLLAVFGAIASAFLIATDLAKPLLLLAEGTKAVAEGNLSPRPIVATSDELGTLTQSFNLMTRQLYDARGAVEKNRTELENAKAYLESVLANMSAGVMVLDGDFRLVSSNQSVARILQYDFSPHIGQPLNIIDGLAHFAEIITDAFSEQNAQFATGKIGPELLHWQQQIEIPRRVDSVETNDSDDITLLARGSRLPVESRTGYVVVFDDISDVISGQRSIAWGEVARRLAHEIKNPLTPIQLSAERLQMKLEDKLMPQDATILKKSTDTIVNQVAAMKRMVDDFRDYAKTPPAVLSELDLNVLVAEILHLYLAGDERDMIHASLASDLPMVMGDATQLRQVIHNLLQNAQDAVMDRSDDPLPPRIDLVTERVSYQSSDGSSRTAVRLSITDNGAGFSPKILARAFEPYVTSKPRGTGLGLPMVKKIIDEHGGRIDLQNRSDTKGAKILILLLKLA